In a single window of the Arachis hypogaea cultivar Tifrunner chromosome 6, arahy.Tifrunner.gnm2.J5K5, whole genome shotgun sequence genome:
- the LOC112697372 gene encoding uncharacterized protein, whose protein sequence is MANHHHHHHQRPHRLSVPPRSTSPTTFSSSPTRYPSFPYTSSSSTPTATPSKTRLSTIPSFKSSSKSKSSLSFLFLLLLSLRSLYSLLPFLRSSPSFSLFPFSFLLSLLSFLLTLSFSLFSSHSSLFFSSSNSLDPFNQHKPKQPLLALSSLTHSQQRLLVAKSVLLALVFLLRFQALRYCGTAATILAEFTGTVAARFFAERRTQNWNRWRKLRGFGTLILGLFMLAFGWDKEECFPLSNKLGKMILPSESCVAIWPMLLPFVAGFIGCYERISMDWGTIRQLGQKRVRLITLFFTTIVLLVPALVSFFVFESEEDSVSFGDLAWPLVNTVAFAVILSENYTNDEKLVSSKDTQREYLVTFVCILLLQLFYFPELSLWGLLLCGLLLYIAVRDLDPFRHDVAGSREESSEFLSDMIMKPIRHILSERKSRKIALFLLINTGYMVVEFVAGFMSNSLGLISDACHMLFDCAALAIGLYASYISRLPANNYYYYGRGRFEVLSGYANAVFLVLVGALIVVESFERILDPQEISTSSLLVVSIGGLLVNVIGLIFFHEEHHHAHGGSGSCSHSHSHSHSELHTHHSHHSHGKQHHHHAIHGSNQEQTNVSGGCQENSCHGDSGNHHHCNHPVKGDCHADSHGIQSIQHHENTNCHEHQHKHHHNPDHHHANHHCHEASVAHCLDVIDVAKSHCEGVNSTGHCDSELWESYTKAEEQREHSHHHIDHNMEGIFLHVLADTMGSVGVVISTLLIKYKGWLVADPACSIFISVLIVSSVIPLLRNSAEILLQRVPRAHELELKDVLTDIVKIKGVSGIQKFHVWSLTNTDVVGTLHLHVSTDSDKVSAKSQVSRLLHNAGIKDLTLQVECVR, encoded by the coding sequence ATggccaaccaccaccaccatcatcatcaacgACCGCATCGCCTCTCAGTTCCACCGCGCTCCACCTCCCCCACCACCTTCAGCTCCAGTCCCACACGCTACCCTTCGTTCCCATACACTTCTTCCTCATCGACCCCAACCGCAACCCCATCCAAAACCCGTCTCTCCACCATCCCCTCCTTCAAATCCTCATCcaaatcgaaatcgtccctctccttcctcttcctcctcctcctctccctTCGCTCCCTCTACTCCCTCCTCCCTTTTCTCCGCTCCTCCCCTTCCTTCTCCCTCTTccccttctccttcctcctctccctcctctccttcctcttaaccctctccttctccctcttctcgtcccactcttctctcttcttctcttcttccaattCCTTAGACCCTTTCAACCAACACAAACCGAAGCAGCCTCTTCTTGCGCTTTCTTCTTTAACACACTCTCAGCAGAGGCTTCTTGTCGCAAAATCAGTCCTTCTCGCTCTTGTTTTTCTCCTCCGCTTCCAGGCTCTCCGCTACTGCGGCACCGCCGCCACCATCCTCGCCGAGTTCACCGGGACCGTGGCAGCGCGGTTCTTTGCAGAGCGGAGGACTCAGAACTGGAACCGGTGGCGAAAATTGCGTGGCTTCGGAACTCTGATTTTGGGATTGTTTATGCTGGCTTTTGGTTGGGATAAAGAAGAGTGCTTCCCTCTGTCTAACAAATTGGGGAAGATGATTCTCCCGAGCGAAAGCTGTGTGGCGATTTGGCCAATGCTGCTTCCATTTGTGGCTGGGTTTATCGGTTGTTACGAAAGAATTTCGATGGATTGGGGAACGATTCGGCAGCTAGGTCAAAAACGGGTACGGCTAATTACTCTGTTTTTCACTACAATTGTGCTTCTTGTTCCTGCTCTAGTTAGTTTTTTCGTGTTTGAATCTGAAGAAGATAGTGTTTCCTTTGGGGATTTGGCTTGGCCTTTGGTTAATACTGTTGCGTTCGCTGTGATTTTGAGTGAGAATTACACCAATGATGAGAAGCTGGTGAGTTCTAAGGACACTCAGAGGGAGTATTTGGTCACTTTTGTGTGTATATTATTATTGCAGCTTTTCTATTTCCCCGAACTTTCGCTTTGGGGTTTGTTGCTTTGTGGTTTATTGCTGTACATTGCTGTTAGAGACTTAGATCCTTTTCGCCATGATGTTGCTGGATCTAGGGAGGAGTCCTCGGAGTTCTTGTCTGATATGATTATGAAGCCTATTAGGCATATTTTGAGCGAGAGGAAATCGCGGAAAATCGCCCTCTTTCTCTTGATCAACACTGGGTATATGGTTGTGGAATTTGTTGCAGGATTTATGAGTAATAGTCTTGGGCTGATATCGGATGCTTGTCACATGTTGTTTGATTGTGCTGCTTTGGCCATTGGGCTGTATGCTTCATATATATCTCGTTTACCTGCAAATAATTACTATTACTATGGCCGCGGAAGGTTTGAGGTTCTGTCGGGGTATGCAAATGCTGTTTTTCTTGTTCTTGTGGGAGCTTTGATAGTGGTGGAGTCTTTTGAGAGGATATTGGATCCTCAAGAAATATCAACGAGTAGTTTGTTAGTTGTGTCTATCGGAGGGCTTTTAGTCAATGTGATTGGCTTGATATTCTTTCATGAGGAACATCATCATGCCCATGGAGGGTCTGGATCAtgctctcactctcactctcactctcactcagAGTTACATACTCATCACTCCCACCATTCCCATGGTAAGCAACATCATCACCATGCCATACATGGAAGCAATCAAGAGCAAACTAACGTTTCTGGTGGTTGCCAAGAAAATTCATGCCATGGTGATTCTGGTAATCACCATCACTGCAATCATCCAGTGAAGGGCGACTGTCATGCAGACAGTCATGGGATTCAGAGCATTCAGCATCATGAGAACACCAACTGCCATGAACATCAACACAAACATCATCATAATCCTGACCATCACCATGCTAACCACCATTGTCATGAAGCTTCAGTTGCTCACTGCTTGGATGTTATCGATGTTGCCAAATCTCATTGTGAAGGAGTGAACTCTACTGGACATTGCGATTCAGAGCTATGGGAATCGTATACTAAAGCAGAGGAGCAGCGAGAGCACAGCCATCACCATATTGATCACAATATGGAAGGCATATTCTTGCATGTTCTTGCAGACACAATGGGGAGTGTTGGCGTCGTTATATCTACCCTATTAATAAAGTACAAGGGATGGCTTGTTGCTGACCCCGCCTGCTCAATTTTCATTTCGGTTTTAATTGTATCCTCTGTAATACCTTTACTCAGAAATTCGGCCGAAATTTTGCTCCAGAGAGTTCCGAGAGCGCATGAGCTTGAACTCAAGGATGTGTTAACTGATATAGTGAAGATAAAaggtgtttctggcattcaaaagTTTCACGTATGGAGCTTAACAAACACAGATGTAGTTGGGACACTTCATCTACATGTGTCAACAGACAGTGACAAAGTGTCTGCAAAGTCTCAAGTTTCTCGTTTATTGCATAATGCTGGAATCAAGGATTTAACCTTGCAAGTTGAATGTGTTAGATAG